From the genome of Eublepharis macularius isolate TG4126 chromosome 12, MPM_Emac_v1.0, whole genome shotgun sequence, one region includes:
- the ZSWIM9 gene encoding uncharacterized protein ZSWIM9 produces MGDLGLGQEFHTWHQFSTFIDDWCEKHKVLFIVASLKPLISLRQNLPHHQPSLAEILRFRFVRLICKHSGTYVGQSTVQRNRFSEKIDCPASITLCLGPKKDRLVVIKANLEHNHRLSELEFALHFKRYQLKASLGLPIRITNSISKRFLAPDLIWSLEDYSKAKDKGMCELLAVLDGLFKMDVGAKVKLVFQEDVAILNSIFLSTSFMRRLVQRYPTHLFLERAACLNADFELYTVLCEDANGRGREVAYCLARQGLPDLLIFIVASLVQSAPDIKLQVKVVTVGAGVTGLDAIEEVLPCARVQICRLQVLESLYRKANELAVPKEDQIRNLLLNLANADSPRVYSQYLSDLEDVAPLSFLQYFLECWHPHKGMWVECWAFEKNQECSFLDHLSTHHRKLLTIGSPPLALATCVQGLLDLQALHVETSVLNVAPAVELYHAVCLPDSADLVAEELELVPDVHYELKDMLDGYLLEESTCSFLVSQDLATCSCSIYMTHQLPCRHIFAARLWVGEPLFDRRLLPGLPDGHQNSTGQENC; encoded by the exons ATGGGGGACCTGGGATTGGGCCAGGAGTTCCATACCTGGCACCAGTTCAGCACATTCATTGACGACTGGTGTGAAAAGCACAAAGTCCTCTTCATTGTCGCCAGCCTGAAGCCGCTGATCTCACTGCGCCAGAACCTGCCACATCACCAGCCCAGTCTGGCTGAAATCCTCCGCTTCCGTTTCGTGCGCCTCATCTGCAAGCACAGTGGGACCTACGTGGGGCAGAGCACAGTGCAACGCAACCGCTT CAGTGAGAAAATCGACTGCCCAGCCTCCATCACACTCTGCCTGGGCCCGAAGAAGGACCGCTTGGTGGTGATCAAGGCCAACCTGGAGCACAACCACCGTCTGTCAGAACTGGAGTTTGCGCTCCACTTCAAGCGATACCAGCTAAAAGCAAGCCTTGGCCTACCCATCCGCATCACCAACAGCATTTCCAAGCGCTTCCTGGCACCGGATCTTATCTGGAGCCTAGAGGATTATAGCAAAGCCAAAGACAAGGGCATGTGTGAGCTCTTGGCAGTTCTGGATGGACTCTTCAAGATGGATGTGGGCGCCAAAGTCAAGCTAGTGTTCCAGGAGGATGTGGCTATCCTcaacagcatcttcctgtcaACCTCATTCATGCGCAGATTGGTGCAGCGCTACCCAACTCACCTTTTCTTGGAGCGTGCTGCCTGCCTCAATGCAGACTTTGAGCTCTACACAGTGCTGTGTGAGGATGCCAATGGGCGTGGGCGTGAGGTAGCCTATTGCCTGGCACGCCAGGGGCTGCCAGACCTACTCATATTCATTGTGGCTTCACTGGTGCAGAGTGCCCCAGATATCAAGTTACAGGTGAAGGTGGTTACTGTCGGGGCTGGTGTGACTGGCCTCGATGCAATCGAGGAGGTGCTGCCATGTGCCCGGGTGCAGATTTGCCGCCTGCAGGTTTTGGAGTCACTCTATCGCAAGGCCAATGAGCTGGCTGTGCCCAAGGAAGACCAGATACGCAACTTGCTGCTCAACTTGGCTAATGCCGATTCACCACGAGTCTATAGCCAGTACCTGAGTGACCTAGAAGATGTGGCTCCACTCTCCTTCCTGCAGTACTTCTTGGAGTGCTGGCACCCCCACAAAGGTATGTGGGTAGAATGCTGGGCCTTTGAGAAGAACCAAGAATGCTCCTTCCTTGACCATCTTAGCACACACCACCGCAAGCTGCTGACGATAGGCAGCCCCCCCTTGGCACTGGCTACCTGTGTCCAGGGTTTATTGGATCTCCAAGCCTTGCATGTGGAGACCTCAGTGCTTAATGTGGCGCCCGCAGTTGAACTATACCATGCTGTGTGCCTACCTGACAGTGCCGACCTGGTGGCTGAGGAACTGGAGCTGGTACCTGATGTGCACTATGAGCTCAAGGATATGCTTGATGGGTACCTCCTGGAGGAAAGCACCTGCTCTTTTCTGGTGAGCCAGGACCTGGCTACTTGTAGCTGTTCTATTTATATGACTCACCAGCTGCCCTGTCGACACATCTTTGCTGCACGCCTTTGGGTTGGGGAGCCCCTCTTTGAtcgcaggctgctgccaggcttacCAGATGGACATCAAAACAGCACAGGACAGGAGAACTGCTAG
- the LIG1 gene encoding DNA ligase 1, which translates to MQSTIRSFFQPLAQVKPGKAIAEKKQPEDKLTPKKEPINSDQFVNGATLHEDSSEKSVSKQATQVLNGGGDEDSGKPGRRDTEADDTKQELDCVPEQKIPGENISPNTSPAASNSPSPSSIPRRRTARKQIPKRKVEIDVSRQDGTQEEQCAKKQKTDSAGEGSKEEPDEKPVEAEVKDEDAKMVKDKTEKEEEAEKADEEKMLTTPKPSSQLISSFFAPRKASVKAEKKSTPVKGENMPTQKNHSEVGSHESGSTAGSSLKSSPTLDPADYNPMKGNYHPVHDACWGPGQRVPYLAVARSFEQIEEESARLKIIETLSNLYRSVIALSPEDLLPCVYLCLNRLGPAYEGLELGIGKTILMKALAQATGRQLDQIKAEAAEKGDLGLVAESSRTTQGIMFAPPKLGAAVVFGKLQAIGRMTGSSSMNKKIDIIKTLFVACRYSEARYVARSLEGKLRIGLAEQSVLSALAQAASLTPPGQKFPPEILDAAKGKSAEARKTWLDERALIVKQAFCELPNYDTIVPVLLQHGVESLPQHCKITPGIPLKPMLAHPTKGIGEVLKRFEEAAFTCEYKYDGERAQIHILENGEVHIYSRNQENNTSKYPDIVSRIPKVKKSTVHSCILDAEAVAWDPHSKQIQPFQVLTTRKRKDVDAAEIRVQVCVYAFDMLYLNGQSLVREPLAQRRAMLHDAFTEVEGQFLFASSMDTSNTDEIADFLECSIKDSCEGLMVKTLEVDATYEIAKRSHNWLKLKKDYLEGVGDTLDLVVIGAYLGKGKRAGIYGGYLLACYDEESEEFQSICKIGTGFTEEDLEKLHASLKDHVIPQPRPYYRWGGTAEPDHWLEAQHVWEVKCADLSISPVHKAAIGLVDEEKGISLRFPRFLRIREDKKPEEATASTQVAELYRKQQQIQNQQSVEKGDDDFY; encoded by the exons ATGCAGAGCACCATCAG ATCATTCTTCCAGCCCTTAGCCCAAGTAAAGCCTGGAAAAGCGATAGCAGAGAAGAAGCAACCAGAAGATAAGCTAACCCCTAAAAA GGAACCAATAAATTCTGACCAGTTTGTGAATGGTGCAACCCTCCATGAAGATTCCTCTGAGAAAAGTGTATCCAAACAAGCCACTCAGGTCCTTAATGGTGGAGGTGATGAAGATTCTGGGAAACCAGGAAGAAGGGATACAGAGGCAGATGATACAAAGCAG GAACTGGACTGTGTACCTGAGCAAAAGATACCTGGAGAGAACATCTCCCCAAACACCAGCCCAGCTGCCTCTAATTCTCCCTCACCTTCCAGCATTCCTCGGCGCAGAACTG CCCGCAAACAGATCCCTAAACGTAAAGTGGAGATAGATGTCAGCAGGCAAGATGGCACCCAGGAGGAGCAGTGTGCCAAAAAACAGAAGACAGACAGCGCTGGGGAAG GTTCAAAAGAGGAGCCAGATGAGAAGCCAGTGGAAGCAGAAGTGAAAGATGAGGATGCTAAGATGGtgaaggataaaacagagaaagaagaggaagcagaaaaagcAGATGAAGAGAAGATGCTTACAACACCCAAGCCATCTAGCCAACTCATTTCTAGTTTTTTTG CCCCTAGGAAAGCTTCCGTGAAAGCAGAAAAAAAGTCTACACCTGTGAAGGGGGAAAATATGCCTACACAAAAGAACCATAGTGAAGTCGGTAGCCATGAGTCTGGCAGCACAGCTGGCAG TTCTCTTAAGTCATCTCCCACACTTGACCCTGCAGATTATAACCCCATGAAGGGCAACTATCATCCTGTCCATGATGCTTGTTGGGGCCCTGGCCAGAG GGTACCGTATCTGGCTGTGGCCCGGTCCTTTGAGCAGATTGAAGAGGAGTCTGCCCG GCTGAAAATCATAGAGACTCTGAGCAACCTGTATCGCTCTGTGATTGCTCTGTCTCCTGAAGACTTGCTGCCATGTGTCTACCTCTGCCTCAATCGGCTAGGCCCAGCATATGAGGGCCTAGAGCTGGGAATTGGCAAAACCATCCTCATGAAGGCTTTAGCTCAAGCCACAG GCCGGCAGCTGGACCAGATCAaggcagaggcagcagagaaGGGGGACCTAGGTTTGGTTGCTGAGAGTAGCCGCACCACCCAGGGCATCATGTTTGCTCCACCCAAGCTTGGTGCTGCTGTAGTCTTTGGCAAGTTACAAGCAATTGGGCGCATGACAGGAAGCTCT TCTATGAACAAGAAGATTGACATTATCAAAACCTTGTTTGTTGCTTGTCGCTACTCAGAAGCTCGCTATGTTGCTCG GTCATTGGAAGGGAAGCTGCGAATTGGGCTAGCAGAGCAGTCTGTCCTGTCAGCCCTGGCCCAGGCAGCATCACTCACACCTCCAGGACAAA AATTCCCCCCAGAGATTTTGGATGCTGCTAAGGGCAAATCTGCAGAGGCACGAAAAACCTGGCTGGATGAGAGGGCCTTGATTGTTAAACAGGCTTTCTG tgAGCTGCCAAATTACGACACCATTGTGCCTGTCCTCCTACAGCATGGTGTGGAGAGCCTGCCTCAGCACTGCAAGATCACACCAG GGATCCCATTGAAGCCAATGCTGGCCCACCCAACCAAAGGTATCGGGGAAGTCTTAAAGCGATTTGAGGAAGCAGCTTTCACTTGTGAATACAAATATGATGGGGAACGGGCACAG ATCCACATCCTGGAAAATGGGGAAGTGCACATTTACAGCAGGAACCAAGAGAATAACACATCCAAGTATCCTGACATTGTCAGCCGTATCCCCAAG GtgaaaaaaagcactgtgcaCTCATGCATCTTGGATGCAGAGGCTGTGGCCTGGGACCCACATTCAAAACAGATCCAGCCTTTCCAGGTACTGACCACCCGCAAGCGCAAG GATGTGGATGCTGCAGAGATCCGAGTACAAGTATGTGTGTACGCATTTGATATGCTCTACCTCAATGGGCAG TCTTTGGTACGGGAACCCCTAGCTCAACGCCGGGCTATGCTGCATGATGCTTTCACTGAGGTTGAAGGCCagttcctctttgcctcctccatGGATACTAGTAACACTGACGAAATAGCAGATTTCCTGGAGTGCTCCATCAAAG ACTCATGTGAGGGGCTAATGGTGAAAACATTGGAAGTGGATGCCACATATGAAATTGCAAAGAGATCCCACAACTGGCTGAAG CTTAAAAAAGATTACCTGGAAGGTGTTGGGGACACACTGGACCTAGTGGTGATTGGTGCTTACCTGGGAAAGGGCAAACGTGCAGGCATCTATGGAGGCTACCTCTTGGCTTGCTATGATGAGGAAAGTGAGGAGTTCCAGAGTATCTGCAAG ATTGGCACTGGATTCACAGAAGAGGACCTGGAGAAACTTCATGCTTCCCTCAAG GACCACGTGATTCCACAGCCACGCCCATACTACCGCTGGGGTGGAACAGCTGAACCTGATCATTGGCTAGAGGCCCAACATGTCTGGGAGGTGAAGTGTGCTGACCTATCCATTTCTCCTGTTCACAAGGCAGCCATTGGTTTG GTGGATGAGGAAAAGGGGATTTCTCTACGCTTCCCCAGATTCCTTCGCATCCGAGAAGATAAGAAACCGGAAGAGGCCACTGCCAGCACTCAG